In the genome of Streptomyces collinus, one region contains:
- a CDS encoding sulfatase: MPPFTRSRQLSDPTEGGAEPDDDTAAKDPAGERPEAGKPEAEPDTGVETEPGTEPETVTETEPDAAEEPAPDTAPKDEPDTAVETSPDTAVDAGQDPAPDPDTAPGPGSDGPPGALKPGWFGWRRRYPRAARGVSMGTTVLAGALVLFALLVPNQVEKIEFASFVRIPAEGVLLAGLLLALPPKARRITAVVMGAFLGLVTILKFVDMGFYQILARPFDLVLDWILIENGTDFLRETFGRTGQVLAVTGVIVLFVAVLVLTTLSVVRLTELMVRHRPVAARTTLILGTAWITCMTLGLQIGTVPIATKGNAEFLGNRVEQVRAGLKDARVFEKQAAVDAFAKTPPDQLLTGLRGKDVLFTFIESYGRVAIDDPAMAQQTDAVLKEGTGRLKAAGFESRSGWLQSPVTGAGSWLAHSTFLSGLWIKNQQRYRNLTTSDRMTLTNYFGKTGAWRTVGIVPGVRRAWPEGKYFGLDHIYDSEHLGYHGPYFSWTPVPDQFSMEAFQRLEHGKKDREPIMAEIILASSHNPWSPIARMIDWDDLGDGSVFHRIKKEGTNPTEVWKDPEKVRTEYRRAIEYSIRSLTEWVERYGDEDTVLVFLGDHQPVPTVTAGDTGKDVPITIVAKDKKVLDRVAGWNWTDGLKPAANAPRWGMDKFRDRFMTAYGPQG; this comes from the coding sequence GTGCCGCCTTTCACTCGCTCCCGTCAGCTCTCGGACCCGACCGAGGGCGGAGCGGAACCGGATGACGACACGGCGGCGAAGGATCCGGCTGGGGAACGGCCCGAAGCGGGGAAGCCGGAGGCGGAACCGGACACGGGTGTGGAGACGGAACCGGGCACGGAACCGGAGACGGTTACGGAGACGGAACCGGACGCAGCTGAGGAACCGGCGCCGGACACCGCTCCGAAGGACGAGCCGGACACGGCGGTGGAGACCTCACCGGACACGGCTGTGGACGCCGGCCAGGACCCGGCCCCTGACCCGGACACGGCTCCCGGCCCGGGTTCCGACGGGCCCCCCGGTGCGCTGAAGCCCGGCTGGTTCGGCTGGCGGCGCCGCTACCCCCGTGCGGCCCGCGGCGTCAGCATGGGGACCACCGTGCTGGCGGGTGCCCTCGTGCTGTTCGCGCTGCTCGTGCCGAACCAGGTCGAGAAGATCGAGTTCGCCTCGTTCGTCAGGATTCCCGCCGAGGGCGTACTGCTCGCGGGCCTGCTGCTCGCCCTGCCGCCGAAGGCCCGCCGGATCACTGCCGTGGTCATGGGCGCGTTCCTCGGGCTGGTCACGATCCTGAAGTTCGTCGACATGGGCTTCTACCAGATCCTGGCCCGGCCCTTCGACCTGGTGCTGGACTGGATCCTGATCGAGAACGGCACGGACTTCCTGAGGGAGACGTTCGGCCGTACCGGCCAGGTGCTGGCCGTGACCGGCGTGATCGTCCTGTTCGTCGCGGTGCTGGTCCTCACGACCCTCTCCGTGGTGCGGCTCACCGAGCTGATGGTCCGGCACCGGCCCGTCGCCGCCCGTACGACGCTGATCCTCGGCACGGCGTGGATCACCTGCATGACCCTGGGCCTGCAGATCGGCACGGTGCCGATCGCCACCAAGGGCAACGCGGAGTTCCTGGGCAACCGGGTGGAGCAGGTCCGGGCGGGCCTGAAGGACGCACGGGTCTTCGAGAAGCAGGCCGCCGTCGACGCCTTCGCGAAGACGCCGCCCGACCAGCTGCTCACGGGACTGCGCGGCAAGGACGTCCTGTTCACGTTCATCGAGAGCTACGGCCGGGTCGCGATCGACGACCCGGCGATGGCGCAGCAGACCGACGCCGTCCTCAAGGAGGGCACCGGCCGGCTGAAGGCGGCCGGGTTCGAGTCGCGCAGCGGCTGGCTGCAGTCGCCGGTGACGGGCGCGGGCAGCTGGCTCGCCCACTCGACCTTCCTGTCCGGGCTGTGGATCAAGAACCAGCAGCGGTACCGCAACCTGACCACGAGCGATCGCATGACGCTGACGAACTACTTCGGGAAGACGGGCGCCTGGCGGACCGTCGGCATCGTGCCGGGGGTTCGGCGGGCCTGGCCGGAGGGGAAGTACTTCGGCCTGGACCACATCTACGACTCCGAGCACCTCGGCTACCACGGCCCGTACTTCAGCTGGACGCCCGTGCCCGACCAGTTCAGCATGGAGGCCTTCCAGCGCCTGGAGCACGGCAAGAAGGACCGCGAGCCGATCATGGCGGAGATCATCCTGGCGTCGAGCCACAACCCCTGGTCCCCCATCGCGCGGATGATCGACTGGGACGACCTCGGCGACGGCTCGGTGTTCCACCGGATCAAGAAGGAGGGCACGAACCCCACGGAGGTCTGGAAGGACCCGGAGAAGGTGCGCACCGAGTACCGGCGGGCCATCGAGTACTCGATCCGGAGCCTGACCGAGTGGGTCGAGCGCTACGGCGACGAGGACACGGTGCTGGTCTTCCTCGGCGACCACCAGCCGGTGCCGACCGTCACCGCCGGGGACACCGGCAAGGACGTGCCGATCACCATCGTCGCCAAGGACAAGAAGGTCCTGGACCGGGTCGCCGGCTGGAACTGGACGGACGGCCTCAAGCCGGCCGCGAACGCCCCCCGGTGGGGCATGGACAAGTTCCGCGACCGCTTCATGACGGCGTACGGTCCGCAGGGCTGA